One window from the genome of Deinococcus apachensis DSM 19763 encodes:
- the ilvB gene encoding biosynthetic-type acetolactate synthase large subunit yields the protein MTQQDMTGAKALWATLAAHGINTVFGYPGGAIMPVYDALTFYPEVRHILGRHEQGAIHAAEGWAKATGEIGVCIATSGPGATNLVTGLADAMLDSVPILAITGNVARHLMGTDAFQEADITGITLPITKHNYVVRDVEELPRVIAEAIRIARSGRPGPVLVDIPKDVQLAAYHGEIAAPHARPEIPAPKPEAIEKARELLRSARKPVIMVGGGSLDAAAEITALAHAWDIPVITTLMGLGSFPASDPLWLGMPGMHGSVAANRAISEADVLLGIGLRFDDRVTGRVNGFAPNASIIHVDLDAAEIGKIVRTHVPVRGEARVAAQMLAEGAQKLDLPEWREKIAEWKTRTQDPDHWGAGYAVKAVVDRLRPDDILSSDVGQHQMLAAQLARFERPRRWINSGGLGTMGFGFPAAIGAGMAEPGVRSIVIAGDGGFQMTAQELATLKKYDIRNVKICIINNSFLGMVRQWQELFHERRYSEVYLGDSNPDFLKLADAYGVPAYRADRAEELPEAIDAWLNDPKSSLLEIVVPNEHGVFPMVPAGASLSEMIETEPPRPTPGIEKNAAAEEAKNA from the coding sequence ATGACGCAGCAGGACATGACGGGTGCCAAGGCGCTGTGGGCCACCCTCGCCGCACACGGCATCAATACAGTCTTCGGCTACCCCGGCGGCGCGATCATGCCGGTGTACGACGCGCTGACCTTCTACCCCGAGGTCCGCCACATCCTCGGGCGGCATGAGCAGGGCGCCATCCACGCGGCGGAGGGCTGGGCCAAGGCAACGGGCGAGATCGGCGTGTGTATCGCCACGTCCGGGCCGGGGGCGACGAACCTCGTCACCGGGCTGGCGGACGCGATGCTCGACTCGGTGCCCATCCTGGCGATCACCGGGAACGTCGCGCGGCACCTGATGGGCACGGACGCCTTTCAGGAGGCGGACATCACCGGGATCACCCTCCCGATCACCAAGCACAACTACGTCGTGCGCGACGTGGAGGAATTGCCCCGCGTGATCGCCGAGGCCATCCGCATCGCGCGCAGCGGGCGGCCCGGCCCGGTGCTGGTAGACATTCCCAAGGACGTGCAGCTCGCCGCCTACCACGGTGAGATCGCCGCGCCCCACGCCCGGCCCGAGATTCCCGCACCGAAGCCGGAGGCTATCGAGAAGGCCCGCGAGTTGCTGCGTTCGGCCAGGAAGCCCGTCATCATGGTCGGCGGCGGGTCGCTGGACGCGGCGGCGGAGATCACCGCCCTCGCCCACGCCTGGGACATTCCCGTCATCACGACGCTGATGGGCCTGGGTTCGTTCCCGGCCAGCGACCCCCTCTGGTTAGGAATGCCGGGGATGCACGGCTCGGTCGCCGCCAACCGCGCGATCTCCGAGGCCGACGTGCTACTGGGCATCGGCCTGCGCTTCGATGACCGGGTGACGGGCCGGGTGAACGGCTTCGCGCCGAACGCCTCGATCATCCACGTGGACCTCGACGCCGCCGAGATCGGCAAGATCGTGCGGACGCATGTTCCGGTGCGGGGAGAGGCTCGGGTGGCCGCCCAGATGCTTGCGGAGGGCGCCCAGAAGCTCGACCTCCCCGAGTGGCGGGAGAAGATCGCCGAGTGGAAGACCCGCACCCAGGATCCCGACCACTGGGGCGCCGGGTACGCGGTGAAGGCCGTGGTGGACCGCCTGCGGCCCGACGACATCCTCTCCTCGGACGTGGGCCAGCACCAGATGCTCGCCGCGCAGCTCGCCCGCTTCGAGAGGCCCCGCCGCTGGATCAACTCGGGCGGGCTGGGCACGATGGGTTTCGGCTTCCCGGCGGCGATTGGCGCGGGCATGGCCGAGCCCGGTGTGCGGAGCATCGTTATCGCCGGGGACGGCGGCTTCCAGATGACCGCCCAGGAACTCGCCACCCTGAAGAAGTACGACATCCGCAACGTCAAAATCTGCATCATCAACAACTCGTTCCTGGGCATGGTCCGCCAGTGGCAGGAACTCTTCCACGAGCGCCGCTACTCGGAGGTCTACCTGGGCGACTCCAACCCCGACTTCCTCAAGCTCGCCGACGCCTACGGGGTGCCCGCCTACCGCGCCGACCGCGCCGAGGAACTGCCCGAGGCCATTGACGCCTGGCTGAACGACCCCAAGAGTTCACTGCTGGAAATCGTGGTGCCCAACGAGCACGGTGTCTTCCCGATGGTGCCCGCCGGGGCCTCCCTGAGCGAGATGATCGAGACCGAACCTCCCCGCCCCACCCCCGGCATTGAGAAGAACGCCGCCGCCGAGGAGGCGAAGAACGCATGA
- the ilvN gene encoding acetolactate synthase small subunit — translation MTGPFDSTPKDHLVSALVRDEPRVLTRISSLFGRRGYNIRSLSVGSTEHPGLSRMTFVVTGDRGVVEQAMRQLEKLHDVVKIIDHSLEKFVDRELVLVKVAITPESRVEVRQIAEDFRARIVDVGRHALTFEVTGDEGKITAFIEQMRPFGIIETMRTGRVALTRGSNADIPSHVYHEGETEALRPVVESAEPREEKARGVPNLF, via the coding sequence ATGACTGGCCCTTTCGATTCCACCCCAAAGGACCACCTCGTCTCCGCCCTGGTGCGCGACGAGCCGCGCGTGTTGACCCGCATCTCCTCGCTCTTCGGGCGGCGCGGGTACAACATCAGGAGCCTCAGCGTGGGCTCCACCGAACACCCCGGCCTCAGCCGCATGACCTTCGTGGTGACGGGCGACCGGGGCGTGGTCGAGCAGGCGATGCGCCAGCTTGAGAAGCTGCACGACGTGGTGAAGATCATCGACCACAGCCTGGAAAAGTTCGTGGACCGCGAACTCGTTCTGGTGAAGGTCGCCATCACGCCCGAGAGCCGGGTGGAGGTGCGCCAGATCGCCGAGGACTTCCGCGCCCGCATCGTGGATGTGGGCCGCCACGCCCTGACCTTCGAGGTGACGGGCGACGAGGGCAAGATCACCGCCTTCATCGAGCAGATGCGCCCTTTCGGCATCATCGAGACGATGCGGACGGGGCGGGTGGCCCTGACGCGCGGCTCGAACGCGGACATCCCCAGCCACGTCTACCATGAGGGGGAGACGGAGGCGTTGCGCCCCGTAGTGGAGAGCGCCGAGCCGAGGGAGGAGAAGGCGCGGGGCGTGCCGAATCTGTTTTAG
- the ilvC gene encoding ketol-acid reductoisomerase: protein MAAKMYYDRDVSLSPIEDKLIAIIGYGSQAHAHAQNLRDSGLNVVVGLREGSPSRTKAEQAGLRVTSIEDATREADVVMLLIPDETQPKVYEESIAPNLTDGKALAFGHGFNIHFGRIKPPAGVDVFLVAPKGPGHMLRRVYVDGAGMPSIFAVGQDASGQAREIALAYARGIGGTRAGVLETTFKEETETDLFGEQSVLCGGVTHLIQAGFETLVEAGYQPEIAYFETLHEVKLIVDLIYEKGFEGMRYSISNTAEFGDYVTGPRIITDKTKATMKDVLGDIQSGKFAQSFIQDAESGFPYMNEQRRKMRDHLLETVGKELRGKMPFINKQALEV, encoded by the coding sequence ATGGCCGCGAAAATGTATTACGACCGCGACGTCTCCCTCTCCCCCATCGAGGACAAGCTCATCGCCATCATCGGCTACGGCTCGCAGGCGCACGCGCACGCGCAGAACCTGCGGGACAGCGGCCTGAACGTGGTCGTCGGGCTGCGGGAGGGTAGCCCCAGCCGCACCAAGGCGGAGCAGGCGGGCCTGCGCGTCACCAGCATCGAGGACGCGACGCGCGAGGCGGACGTGGTCATGCTGCTCATCCCCGACGAGACGCAGCCGAAGGTCTACGAGGAGAGCATCGCCCCGAACCTCACGGACGGGAAGGCGCTCGCCTTCGGGCACGGCTTCAACATCCACTTCGGGCGCATCAAGCCGCCCGCCGGGGTGGACGTGTTCCTGGTCGCCCCCAAGGGACCCGGCCACATGCTGCGCCGCGTGTACGTGGATGGGGCGGGGATGCCCAGCATCTTCGCGGTGGGGCAGGACGCGAGCGGTCAGGCGCGGGAGATCGCGCTGGCGTATGCGCGCGGCATCGGCGGCACCCGGGCGGGCGTGCTGGAGACCACCTTCAAGGAGGAGACGGAGACGGACCTCTTCGGCGAGCAGTCGGTCCTTTGTGGCGGCGTGACGCACCTGATCCAGGCGGGCTTCGAGACGCTGGTGGAGGCGGGCTACCAGCCCGAGATCGCCTACTTCGAGACGCTGCACGAGGTCAAGCTGATCGTGGACCTGATCTACGAGAAGGGCTTCGAGGGGATGCGCTACTCCATCTCCAACACGGCGGAATTCGGTGACTACGTGACCGGCCCGCGCATCATCACGGACAAGACGAAGGCGACGATGAAGGACGTGCTGGGCGACATCCAGAGCGGCAAGTTCGCCCAGAGCTTCATCCAGGACGCCGAGAGCGGCTTCCCCTACATGAACGAGCAGCGCCGCAAGATGCGCGATCACCTGCTGGAGACGGTGGGCAAAGAGCTGCGGGGCAAGATGCCGTTTATCAACAAGCAGGCGCTGGAGGTTTAG
- a CDS encoding rhodanese-like domain-containing protein, which yields MNGKFRLLALSALTSLALAQTPGLVATVFTTTLGEANVKTPEVSTQELRRILADGSALVLDARPHLEWAISHIPGALNVARKPGVSDSQYVSDVREIERLVAGDRSRALVLYCNGPLCGKSKRLSEELLTAGFTNVRRYQLGAPIWRALGGVMVTEADGARYIAGGDRTAWWVDGRSEEDFRAGSLNGAHDIPLADVAKAKDDGRLPMEDHNTRLIVFGKDAQQARAVAEEIARNAFHNVSFFPGSLNDLRTAMAGPSDPVSLRSLAASHWTPHPEP from the coding sequence ATGAACGGCAAGTTCCGCCTGCTCGCCCTATCCGCCCTCACGTCCCTCGCCCTCGCCCAGACGCCCGGCCTGGTCGCCACGGTCTTCACCACCACCCTGGGCGAGGCGAACGTGAAGACGCCGGAAGTGTCCACTCAGGAGCTGCGCCGGATTCTGGCGGACGGGAGCGCCCTCGTGCTCGACGCGCGGCCCCACCTGGAGTGGGCCATCAGTCACATCCCCGGTGCCCTCAATGTCGCGCGCAAACCGGGGGTGAGTGACAGCCAGTACGTCAGCGACGTGCGGGAGATCGAGCGGCTCGTCGCGGGTGACCGGAGCCGGGCGCTGGTGCTCTACTGCAACGGCCCGCTGTGCGGCAAGAGCAAGCGTCTGAGCGAGGAACTGCTCACGGCTGGCTTCACGAACGTGCGGCGCTACCAGCTCGGGGCGCCCATCTGGCGTGCCCTGGGCGGCGTGATGGTCACCGAGGCGGATGGTGCGCGTTATATCGCCGGGGGCGACCGGACCGCGTGGTGGGTGGACGGGCGCAGCGAGGAGGACTTCCGGGCGGGCAGCCTGAACGGTGCCCACGACATCCCCCTGGCCGACGTGGCGAAGGCCAAGGACGACGGGCGCCTGCCGATGGAAGACCACAACACGCGCCTGATCGTCTTCGGCAAGGACGCGCAGCAGGCACGGGCGGTGGCGGAGGAGATCGCCAGGAACGCCTTCCATAACGTCTCGTTCTTCCCCGGCTCGCTGAACGACCTGCGAACTGCAATGGCCGGACCCTCCGACCCGGTGTCCCTGCGCTCCCTGGCCGCCTCCCACTGGACACCGCACCCGGAGCCCTGA